In Solanum pennellii chromosome 7, SPENNV200, the following are encoded in one genomic region:
- the LOC107025956 gene encoding protein PHOX1, with amino-acid sequence MGKESWTKSKKIGGKSGESSSPRAFDKDTAVFIAMSKELKDEGNKLFQKRDYEGAMLKYDKAIKLLPRNHIDVSYLRSNIAACYMQMGLSEYPRAIHECNLALEVTPKYSKALLKRARCYEALNRLDLAQRDVNRVLEMEPNNLMATEIAERVKTTIEERGIGVNDIPVDLIPVPEYVEPTFVSSHSKSSKEKALKKKIKKVEEKMVNGKAEEKEFDAGVDLKQTDNRNEERNTEDQNENTDKDQTKEEKVDDKTEGNKAENKTHRKKAKDKSKEKKNKDKIEVKNKVKDRFEENKDEDNEERKTEDKLVVEEIISHTTEEETKRTVKLVFGDDIRWAQVPVNCSILTLREIIGDRFPSLKAVLIKYRDQEGDLVTVTTNEELRWAEASVGHGSIRFYIVEVSPEQDPFYEKIKGVEDDHKYNARHDKIVENGNVERSKELHNGPVCINDWIFQFSNLFKNYVGFESDAYLDLHEVGMKLYSEALEEAITSEEAQCLFSTAGETFQEMAALALFNWGNVHMSRARKRVYLKEDSSGESLLAQIKIAYDWALKEYSKAGERYEEALNIKPNFYEGILALGQQQFEQAKLSWYYTISTGVNLDSWPSTEVLQLYNSAEENMERGMQMWEEAEEQRLNELSSTNKLQKMKSENLFKGISADEASEQAANMMSQINLLWGTMLYERSLMEFKLGLPLWQESLEVAVEKFELAGASPTDIAVMIKNHCSNSTATEGLGFNIDEIVQAWNEMYEAKRWERGVPSFRLEPLLRRRVSKLYHALELA; translated from the exons ATGGGGAAGGAAAGTTGGACAAAGTCGAAAAAGATAGGAGGTAAATCTGGTGAAAGTAGTAGTCCTAGAGCATTTGACAAGGACACAGCAGTTTTCATTGCTATGTCCAAGGAACTTAAGGATGAGGGGAATAAGTTATTTCAGAAAAGGGACTATGAAGGGGCAATGTTGAAGTATGACAAAGCTATCAAGTTGCTTCCGCGGAACCACATCGATGTTTCTTACCTCCGCAGTAATATAGCAGCTTGTTATATGCAGATGGGACTTAGTGAATACCCTAGAGCGATCCATGAGTGCAATTTGGCTCTTGAAGTCACACCGAAATATAGTAAGGCGCTTTTGAAGAGAGCTAGGTGTTATGAGGCTTTGAATAGGCTTGATTTGGCACAGAGAGATGTTAATAGGGTGCTGGAGATGGAGCCTAATAATCTCATGGCTACGGAGATTGCAGAGAGGGTGAAAACAACCATTGAGGAAAGAGGTATTGGTGTGAATGACATTCCGGTAGATTTGATCCCTGTACCGGAATATGTTGAACCAACATTTGTTTCAAGTCACTCCAAATCATCAAAAGAGAAGGCTctaaagaagaaaatcaagaaagtaGAGGAGAAGATGGTTAATGGGAAGGCGGAAGAGAAGGAATTTGACGCCGGAGTTGATTTAAAGCAAACTGACAACAGGAATGAGGAAAGGAACACTGAGGACCAAAATGAAAATACGGATAAAGACCAGACTAAGGAAGAAAAGGTTGATGACAAGACGGAGGGAAATAAAGCTGAGAACAAGACCCACAGAAAGAAAGCTAAGGATAAGAGTAAGGAAAAGAAGAATAAGGACAAGATCGAGGTCAAGAATAAGGTTAAGGATCGGTTTGAGGAGAACAAAGATGAGGACAATGAGGAGAGGAAAACTGAAGATAAATTGGTGGTGGAGGAAATTATTAGTCATACCACAGAAGAAGAGACAAAAAGAACAGTGAAATTAGTATTTGGGGACGACATAAGATGGGCCCAAGTTCCTGTGAACTGCAGTATCTTGACACTGAGGGAAATCATAGGTGATCGTTTCCCAAGCTTAAAAGCTGTCCTAATCAAGTATAGGGACCAAGAAGGTGACCTGGTTACTGTGACAACAAACGAGGAATTAAGGTGGGCTGAAGCTTCTGTTGGACATGGTTCTATAAGATTCTATATCGTGGAAGTTAGTCCAGAGCAGGATCCTTTCTATGAGAAGATCAAAGGGGTGGAAGACGATCATAAATACAATGCACGACATGATAAGATTGTTGAAAATGGAAATGTTGAAAGAAGCAAGGAGTTGCATAATGGACCAGTTTGCATTAATGATTGGATCTTCCAGTTCTCTAATTTGTTCAAAAACTATGTTGGATTTGAGTCCGATGCTTATCTGGATCTCCATGAAGTTGGAATGAAGCTATACTCTGAGGCTTTGGAAGAGGCAATTACAAGTGAAGAAGCTCAATGTCTTTTCAGCACGGCTGGAGAAACATTTCAGGAGATGGCTGCTTTGGCATTGTTCAACTGGGGTAATGTTCATATGTCCAGGGCACGGAAAAGGGTCTACTTGAAAGAAGATAGTTCCGGAGAATCTTTGCTGGCGCAGATAAAAATTGCTTATGATTGGGCTCTAAAAGAATATTCGAAAGCAGGAGAGAGGTATGAAGAGGCAttaaatatcaaaccaaacttTTATGAAGGTATCCTCGCTCTGGGGCAACAACAGTTTGAGCAGGCAAAACTTTCTTGGTATTATACGATTAGCACTGGTGTCAATCTGGATTCTTGGCCTTCTACTGAGGTTCTGCAGCTTTACAACAGTGCTGAGGAAAATATGGAAAGAGGTATGCAGATGTGGGAGGAGGCAGAGGAACAGCGTCTAAATGAACTATCAAGTACCAACAAATTGCAGAAGATGAAGTCAGAGAATTTGTTCAAAGGAATATCTGCAGATGAAGCTTCTGAGCAAGCTGCAAACATGATGTCTCAGATAAATTTACTATGGGGTACCATGCTATACGAACGATCACTTATGGAGTTCAAACTTGGGCTTCCACTCTGGCAAGAATCTTTGGAGGTTGCTGTTGAAAAATTTGAATTGGCCGGAGCTTCTCCAACAGATATTGCCGTTATGATAAAGAATCATTGTTCCAACAGTACAGCGACAGAAG GGCTGGGATTCAATATTGACGAGATAGTGCAGGCATGGAATGAGATGTATGAAGCAAAACGGTGGGAAAGAGGCGTCCCTTCTTTCAGGTTGGAACCATTGCTTAGGCGGCGAGTTTCCAAGCTGTATCATGCCCTTGAATTAGCATGA